In Thermoproteota archaeon, one DNA window encodes the following:
- the folP gene encoding dihydropteroate synthase, translated as MSKLGTVTVGKTSPVRIMGILNTSPESFYKKSIKTTDHDIAQTIRKMDEEGADVIDIGGMSTAPYLSTLISERIESQRISQAIKIVQRVSNLPISVDTCRASAAKTALDLGAEIINDISGLKFDKEMPNVIERYQPSVIVCAFSKKPIHGNNISQTKKLISDSIKIAKSSGIKNIVVDPAIGFFRNTGRGLFFTKFNVDWVKRDLEILSNLSKVKTNFPVLVSVSNKSFLGKILQKPNPDDRLAGSLACEVMSAIKGADIIRTHNVKYTKEVIQPIQRFLRTNKSL; from the coding sequence ATGAGTAAATTGGGCACAGTTACTGTCGGAAAAACATCCCCAGTTAGAATAATGGGCATCTTGAATACCAGTCCAGAGTCTTTTTACAAAAAATCAATTAAAACAACTGATCATGATATAGCTCAAACCATTAGAAAGATGGATGAAGAGGGAGCCGATGTTATCGATATTGGAGGAATGTCAACTGCACCATATCTTTCAACATTAATTTCCGAAAGAATAGAATCACAGCGTATCTCTCAAGCAATCAAGATAGTTCAGCGTGTTTCAAATTTGCCAATATCTGTTGATACTTGCCGTGCTAGTGCTGCAAAAACTGCATTAGATTTGGGCGCTGAAATCATCAATGATATCTCTGGTCTAAAATTTGATAAAGAAATGCCTAATGTCATAGAAAGGTATCAACCATCTGTAATTGTATGTGCCTTTAGCAAAAAACCAATTCATGGAAATAATATATCACAAACAAAAAAACTAATCTCAGATAGCATTAAAATTGCAAAATCATCTGGGATAAAAAATATCGTAGTAGATCCTGCGATAGGATTCTTTCGCAATACAGGACGTGGATTATTTTTTACAAAATTTAATGTTGATTGGGTTAAACGAGATCTTGAGATTCTTTCCAATCTATCAAAAGTTAAGACAAACTTTCCAGTTTTAGTATCTGTATCTAACAAATCCTTTTTAGGTAAAATATTACAAAAGCCTAATCCTGATGATCGTTTGGCAGGCTCACTTGCATGTGAAGTAATGTCTGCAATTAAGGGAGCAGATATAATTCGTACTCACAATGTAAAATATACTAAAGAGGTAATCCAACCCATACAACGATTCTTACGTACAAACAAAAGCTTATAA
- a CDS encoding IMP dehydrogenase: MEFREGLTFDDVLLVPKYSDITSRSQTDLKTKLSRNISINIPLVSANMDTVTESSMAVTMAREGGIGIIHRFLTIKEEADQVLKVKRSGSVMIENPYTINSEETVRNAIQYTIDKDVSGLLVVDSESKLVGILTDRDITFESDTNKLVKDVMTKDVVTAKLGISLSEAKELLHKHRIEKLPLIDDSHHVKGLITSKDITNMENYPSASKDKKGRPLVGAAVGVKGDFMERTEALLDAGTDIIVVDIAHGHSENAISTVRHIKKAFPDCELIAGNVATAKGAEDLIKAGVDAVKVGVGSGSICITRVITGSGVPQLTAVMDCAKVGRDHGVPIISDGGTRTSGDATKALAAGASSVMIGSMLGGTDESPGSILTKNGKRFKVYRGMASLAASIGRKSKETGKISLDEDLNDYVAEGVEAMVPYKGSVTDILKQLTGGIRSGLSYCGAHTIPQMQQNAEFIKMSGAGFAESQPHDVSLM, translated from the coding sequence TTGGAATTCAGAGAAGGATTAACTTTTGATGATGTTCTTCTTGTTCCCAAATATTCAGATATAACAAGTCGATCTCAGACAGATCTTAAAACTAAACTTTCACGAAATATCTCAATTAACATACCTCTTGTGAGTGCTAACATGGACACTGTTACGGAATCTTCAATGGCTGTAACTATGGCAAGAGAAGGAGGAATTGGTATAATCCATAGATTTCTCACCATTAAGGAAGAAGCCGATCAAGTTCTCAAAGTAAAAAGATCTGGCAGTGTAATGATTGAAAACCCCTACACAATTAATTCTGAAGAGACAGTTCGTAATGCCATCCAGTATACAATCGACAAAGATGTATCTGGTTTGCTAGTGGTTGATTCAGAATCAAAATTAGTAGGAATTCTCACAGACAGAGACATTACATTTGAATCTGATACTAACAAGCTAGTAAAAGACGTAATGACAAAAGATGTCGTTACTGCAAAATTAGGAATTAGCCTAAGTGAAGCAAAAGAACTATTACATAAACATAGAATTGAAAAACTTCCTCTAATCGATGACTCTCATCATGTAAAAGGGCTTATCACAAGCAAGGACATTACCAATATGGAGAACTATCCGTCTGCATCTAAAGACAAAAAGGGTAGACCATTGGTTGGTGCAGCAGTTGGTGTCAAGGGAGATTTTATGGAAAGAACAGAAGCATTACTTGATGCAGGAACGGATATTATTGTTGTTGATATTGCTCATGGTCATAGTGAAAACGCAATCAGCACAGTTCGTCATATCAAAAAAGCGTTTCCAGATTGCGAACTAATAGCTGGTAACGTTGCAACTGCAAAAGGAGCTGAAGATCTTATCAAAGCAGGAGTTGATGCAGTTAAGGTAGGTGTTGGATCTGGTTCAATCTGTATAACTCGAGTAATTACTGGTTCAGGCGTTCCACAACTTACTGCAGTAATGGATTGTGCCAAAGTAGGACGCGATCATGGAGTTCCAATCATATCTGATGGTGGTACTAGAACATCTGGTGATGCAACAAAAGCATTAGCTGCAGGTGCATCATCAGTAATGATAGGCAGCATGTTGGGCGGAACAGATGAATCTCCAGGCTCAATATTAACAAAAAATGGTAAACGCTTCAAAGTTTATCGAGGAATGGCATCATTAGCAGCATCTATTGGACGCAAATCAAAAGAGACTGGAAAAATTTCTCTTGATGAAGATCTAAATGATTATGTTGCAGAAGGTGTTGAGGCGATGGTTCCATACAAAGGAAGTGTTACAGATATTCTAAAACAGCTTACTGGAGGAATTCGTTCTGGGTTAAGCTATTGCGGTGCCCACACTATTCCTCAAATGCAACAGAATGCAGAATTTATCAAAATGTCTGGGGCAGGTTTTGCTGAAAGTCAACCCCATGATGTTTCATTAATGTAG
- a CDS encoding prephenate dehydratase, giving the protein MKNVSFQGEHGAYSESAARVFFGNDITTKPYPTFKEVLESTINGITDYAVLPVENSIEGSVGESYDLLYSTPLFAVGEVYKKIEHCLIGTGQLSSIDTVYSHPQALGQCRKFLQDNKLKTVPTYDTAGSVKIIKEMGKDNVACIASKSASEIYQIKIIKEGIADNPNNYTRFLVLSTKETLEIKNAKTSIIFSIKHEPGALFRIIEKFHTSGINLTKIESRPKKDSIWEYNFFVDFEGSKSNSKVSDTLMKIKEETLFFKTLGSYTAASIN; this is encoded by the coding sequence ATGAAAAATGTTTCCTTCCAAGGGGAACATGGCGCATATAGCGAATCAGCAGCAAGAGTTTTTTTTGGGAATGATATCACTACTAAACCATATCCTACGTTCAAGGAAGTACTAGAGTCCACAATCAATGGAATAACTGACTATGCAGTATTACCAGTAGAGAATTCTATTGAAGGGAGTGTCGGAGAGAGCTACGATCTTTTGTATTCTACTCCGCTATTTGCAGTGGGGGAAGTTTACAAAAAAATTGAACATTGCCTTATCGGTACAGGTCAATTGAGTTCAATAGATACGGTTTATTCTCACCCTCAAGCATTAGGCCAATGCAGAAAATTTCTACAAGACAATAAACTAAAGACTGTACCCACCTACGATACTGCAGGCAGTGTAAAAATTATCAAGGAGATGGGAAAAGACAATGTTGCATGCATTGCAAGCAAAAGTGCATCAGAGATATACCAAATTAAAATTATTAAGGAAGGCATAGCAGATAATCCAAATAACTATACACGGTTTCTAGTGCTTTCTACCAAAGAAACTCTAGAGATAAAAAATGCAAAGACATCAATTATTTTCTCAATAAAGCATGAACCTGGAGCGCTATTTCGAATAATTGAAAAATTTCATACAAGTGGTATCAATCTTACAAAGATTGAATCAAGACCAAAAAAAGATTCCATATGGGAGTACAACTTTTTTGTCGACTTTGAAGGAAGTAAGAGTAATTCCAAAGTGTCAGATACATTGATGAAGATTAAAGAAGAGACATTATTTTTTAAAACCTTAGGTTCGTATACAGCTGCTAGTATAAACTAG
- a CDS encoding RNA-binding protein, with amino-acid sequence MSESITFPGDKISSIEEYEAGTNAFDDGDMVRSAAVGNKEFDKKDRVVNVKTFKSIDVPKPGDIIIGTVAAVMSSMIAVSIDYINGRPTISKVECVCSTRNIRRKNIALLNDIVSLKIISHLNGTIHASINEPELGVIFTKCKKCGGKVLQMRDAIKCTECSWIDERKLSSKFGNSDFLQQRG; translated from the coding sequence ATGTCTGAATCAATAACTTTTCCAGGTGATAAAATTTCATCCATTGAAGAATACGAGGCGGGAACCAACGCCTTTGATGATGGGGACATGGTAAGATCTGCGGCAGTAGGAAACAAGGAATTTGATAAGAAAGATCGAGTTGTAAATGTAAAGACCTTCAAATCAATTGATGTACCAAAACCTGGAGATATTATTATTGGAACCGTTGCCGCGGTAATGTCTTCTATGATAGCAGTCTCAATTGATTACATTAATGGTAGACCAACAATTTCAAAAGTCGAATGTGTCTGCTCCACTAGAAACATTAGAAGAAAAAATATTGCATTGCTAAATGATATTGTATCACTAAAGATTATCAGTCATTTGAATGGAACGATTCATGCTTCAATAAACGAACCAGAACTTGGAGTAATTTTTACTAAATGTAAAAAGTGTGGAGGAAAAGTTTTGCAAATGAGGGATGCAATTAAATGCACAGAGTGTTCGTGGATTGATGAGCGAAAACTTTCTAGCAAGTTTGGTAACAGTGATTTCTTACAACAAAGAGGATAA
- a CDS encoding Zn-dependent oxidoreductase, with protein sequence MKALVFEKYAENDDFEKILQIKDIPEPEPKPTEVVFRVKAASLNYDDIWAMRGKPIEVPMPHISGTDAAGEVIAIGDDVKNIKVGDRIVSHGNLSCRTCQLCTSGREFDCKKRLVWGFQTGPLWGGYCEVSHLPEVNAVKIPDNVSYDDAAAASMTMMTSWHMLVGRAKIQPGQTVLVMGGSSGMGIFGIQIAKLFGCDVIATASKEKLDKCIELGADFAVDHRKEDWHKEVRSISKDISQKKDKPPGLDVIYEHIGGTHWNKELTLLKYGSTIVTTGATTGYNVKTDLRHIFFKGINILGSTQGTRAELETAFYWMSQGKIKSIIDSTFKLEDAVKAHKKMLSGKGLFGKILMKP encoded by the coding sequence ATGAAGGCACTAGTTTTTGAAAAGTATGCTGAGAATGATGATTTTGAGAAAATTTTACAGATAAAGGATATTCCAGAACCAGAACCAAAACCAACCGAAGTTGTTTTCAGAGTAAAGGCAGCATCATTAAACTATGATGACATTTGGGCCATGCGCGGAAAACCAATCGAAGTTCCAATGCCACATATCTCTGGAACTGATGCTGCCGGTGAGGTCATAGCAATTGGTGATGATGTAAAAAATATCAAAGTTGGTGACAGGATTGTCTCTCATGGTAATCTATCATGTAGGACATGTCAGTTGTGTACCTCTGGTCGAGAATTTGATTGTAAGAAGAGACTTGTTTGGGGATTTCAAACGGGACCACTATGGGGAGGTTACTGCGAGGTATCTCATTTGCCAGAGGTTAACGCGGTAAAGATTCCTGATAATGTAAGCTATGATGATGCAGCCGCTGCATCAATGACAATGATGACTTCTTGGCACATGTTGGTTGGTAGGGCAAAGATTCAACCAGGACAAACAGTTTTGGTAATGGGCGGCAGCTCTGGAATGGGAATATTTGGAATTCAAATTGCAAAATTATTTGGATGTGACGTAATTGCAACTGCCAGTAAAGAGAAACTAGACAAATGTATTGAATTAGGTGCTGACTTTGCAGTAGATCACAGAAAAGAAGACTGGCATAAGGAAGTACGTTCTATTTCAAAAGATATTTCTCAAAAAAAAGACAAACCACCAGGTCTTGATGTTATTTATGAGCACATTGGAGGAACTCATTGGAATAAAGAATTGACTCTTCTAAAGTACGGTTCAACAATTGTTACAACTGGTGCTACAACTGGATATAATGTAAAAACAGATCTCCGTCATATTTTTTTCAAGGGAATAAACATCTTAGGCTCCACTCAGGGGACAAGAGCTGAATTAGAAACTGCATTTTACTGGATGTCCCAAGGAAAAATAAAATCAATCATTGACTCTACATTCAAGTTGGAGGATGCCGTTAAAGCACACAAAAAAATGCTTTCTGGAAAAGGACTCTTTGGGAAAATCTTAATGAAGCCATAA
- a CDS encoding tetratricopeptide repeat protein, with protein MTSDPRINSLMDQANQNFLKKRYREAIRFYDEILSTNPTNLNVLNNIGYAQSKLKEYQKAIEFYDKALSIDPNDMSVLLNKISSLRKLGEYKSALDYCEKILSENPDYNLVLYHKERILFSLGKYEESILCCDNILNDYPTNADVLYDKSCNLAMLQRVQESLDSLEKAIHSGMQFKIKAKNSKSFERLRKDPRFLELTS; from the coding sequence ATGACTAGTGATCCTAGAATCAACTCATTAATGGACCAAGCAAATCAAAATTTTCTCAAAAAAAGATACAGAGAAGCAATTCGCTTTTATGATGAGATTTTATCAACGAATCCTACGAATCTTAACGTCTTAAACAACATCGGTTATGCTCAAAGTAAATTAAAAGAGTATCAAAAGGCAATCGAATTTTATGACAAAGCTCTCAGCATTGACCCAAATGACATGTCAGTTCTCCTTAACAAAATATCCTCTTTGAGAAAATTAGGAGAATACAAATCTGCCTTGGATTATTGTGAAAAGATTCTGTCTGAAAATCCTGATTACAACCTTGTGCTATACCATAAAGAGAGAATTCTATTCTCACTTGGCAAATATGAGGAATCAATTTTGTGCTGTGACAATATTCTAAATGATTATCCTACCAATGCTGATGTGTTATATGATAAATCATGTAATCTTGCAATGCTTCAAAGAGTACAGGAATCATTGGATTCTCTGGAAAAAGCAATACATTCTGGAATGCAATTTAAGATCAAGGCTAAAAACAGTAAATCTTTTGAAAGATTACGAAAAGATCCTAGATTTTTAGAATTAACAAGCTAG
- the dph2 gene encoding diphthamide biosynthesis enzyme Dph2 yields MIVVDEQRIFNIIQEKKPVSVAINGPDGILPQIQETALKIMNRFGIPAYVLADTTWGTCDLNSNGAKTLGAEILFNVGHTINMPEMENNVFLIDAYDNIEFDSVAKKCVEIVKGKIISLITDSQHLNQVDKVKEIFTKEGITVKIGTGKGQLNDGQVFGCEFYPAMEIKDAVDANVFLGQSNFHAAGIALSTNKPTYVLDPYFNEVREVTEFANKLQKKATLAIYKAAEAKTFGVIVGLKEGQMSKTTALKFKRELEKEGKTVQLLALTDITNDRLRNLKGIDAFIQVACPRISTDNPFDKPLLSTPQANALLKVLRNEDIGEYMQIPHWL; encoded by the coding sequence TTGATAGTAGTAGATGAGCAAAGAATATTCAATATTATTCAGGAAAAAAAGCCTGTGTCTGTGGCCATAAATGGTCCGGATGGAATCTTGCCCCAAATTCAAGAAACTGCATTAAAGATAATGAATCGATTTGGTATTCCTGCATATGTTCTTGCAGACACAACATGGGGAACCTGTGATCTAAACTCAAATGGAGCAAAGACATTAGGAGCTGAAATTTTATTCAATGTTGGTCATACTATAAACATGCCAGAAATGGAAAACAATGTCTTTTTGATTGATGCGTATGATAATATTGAATTTGATTCAGTGGCCAAAAAATGCGTTGAAATAGTTAAAGGAAAAATAATTTCACTAATTACAGATAGTCAGCATCTAAACCAGGTGGATAAAGTAAAAGAAATTTTTACTAAGGAAGGAATTACTGTAAAGATTGGAACGGGAAAAGGTCAACTAAATGATGGACAAGTTTTTGGTTGTGAGTTTTATCCAGCAATGGAGATAAAAGATGCTGTTGATGCAAATGTCTTTCTTGGCCAAAGTAATTTTCATGCAGCGGGAATAGCACTATCAACAAACAAGCCAACATATGTTCTTGACCCATACTTTAATGAAGTAAGAGAAGTAACAGAATTTGCAAACAAGCTTCAAAAGAAAGCTACATTAGCAATCTACAAAGCTGCAGAAGCAAAAACTTTCGGTGTAATTGTGGGGCTAAAAGAGGGACAGATGTCAAAGACCACTGCACTAAAATTCAAAAGAGAGTTAGAAAAAGAAGGAAAGACAGTACAGCTTCTTGCATTAACTGACATTACAAATGATAGATTACGAAACCTAAAAGGAATTGATGCGTTTATTCAAGTAGCTTGCCCTAGAATTTCTACTGACAATCCATTTGACAAGCCACTTTTGTCAACGCCACAAGCAAATGCATTACTCAAAGTACTTCGAAATGAAGACATTGGAGAGTATATGCAGATTCCCCATTGGCTCTAG